The Medicago truncatula cultivar Jemalong A17 chromosome 7, MtrunA17r5.0-ANR, whole genome shotgun sequence genome includes the window AGAGTCCCAATTTTGCTATTCTCTTTCCACCTGAAATAAAGTTCtgattttgacaaccttgacTACAAGTTTCTTAACTGTTTCGttgcttatttttatttattcaatgaaaGTTGCAttgcttattttatttaatgaaataaaaataggtGATATACATGGAAGCATGTGAAGCTGGGAGCATGTTTGAAGGTCTTCTTCCAAATGATATAAACATTTATGTAACTACTGCTTCGAATAAATCAGAGAATAGTTACGGATTTTACTGCCCAAACTCATATCTTCCTCCACCACCTGAGTATGATATTTGTTTGGGAGATCTCTACAGCATTTCATGGATGGAAGACAGgtactttttttattgttttttagggGGAACGAACACAGgtatttttaattgttaattagATAATATGGTTTCAGTGTTACatacaatttatatatatatatactattacCATTCAGTTTACAATACCAACTAAACTTTGTTTGTAACTCTGACCGTCCTTACAAAAATGGAGGCTCggctctcaatttttttaaaagagcaaaaaaaaattataatgttttttattttatatttttaaagaataattatagTGTTTGTTGTTTGAGCTTATTGGAAGAAAAGGAGATAGTATTTAGGATATATAAACCTCAAATCCataaaaattatgcaaaaaaagGCCCTATAATgctggaaaaataaataaatgataaaaacataaaaatcagCCCTCACAAGAATTGAAGCAGAATACATAAGTTCAACATCCCCAAGATTTACCACTGGTGTACGCCTTCAATTTTGTTAATACTACAATgttatttgtatatattatattttcagtgcattatatataaaaaaacaaaaaaaaaatattttgggccCCAAAATTGGGGAGGCCCAGCTCAGTAGAGCTGTTTGAGACGGCCCTGGTTTCAGTGTTacaaacaatttatatatatatatatataggagtttgctagaacacacctaCTGGTTTTTATGTggaagtgttttagcaaagctataccttaaggtgtatttaaccactttttagttattcacttgctaaaatactccttctaaaaactaagtgggtgtatcctagcaaatgcctataggatttgctagaacacacccacttatttttgttagaaggtgtgttatagcaacatacaccttaaggtgtatttattaactttttagttataacttgctaaaacactcccacataaaaactagtgggtgtgttctagcaaatctcatatatatatatatatatatatatatatatatatatatatatatatatatatatatatactattacGATTCAGTTTACAATACCAACTAAATTTTGTATACGTTTGAAAGTACCAGCTGGATTTCATAAAGTCTCTTGgttaaaaataagttaatagtcccttttttttttttttaagaagttaataGTCTCTTAGTAGATAGTTAATAGATAGTTATATTCTTATTCTATGCATAAGTCTTGAAAATGGCTTGATGTAATTACTTTATtattctatcaatttttttaatttcatctttctttcaattttttcttcatcCTCTCTTGTGGGAGATGTTTCTTGATAAGTTTGTGAATAATGCAGTGAGAAAAATGACATGacaaaagaaattttgaaagaacAATATGAAACTGTAagtatcaaataatttttcctttttttttaattaatacttATTATATTTGTCAATTAAATTCTATGGTGTAATGCACAGGTTCGCCAAAGAACATTACTTTCTCACGTGTTGCAATATGGTGATTTAAATATCAGCAATGATACTCTAATTACATACATTGGTGCAGACCCTACTAATGTTAATGATAACTTCAATGTCACTAGTACTACAAATGTGTTTTCCTTTGATGACTTCAAGTCTCCAAATCCTACAAGAAATTTTGGCCAAAGAGATGCTCATTTAATTTATCTTAAGACCAAGGTAATTTTTGGTTCAATAGTTTGTTGTACATACTAAAGTTTTAAATAGGGGTCGCTATAATAATTATGGTCGTATCACGATATTTGATGTTGAGGAAAATCATAGTTAAATATTGTCGATGCAATCTCAATTAGCAGCGGCGATGCAGTTTCAGCGACattaaaagttgttaaatatattctttttaaattgttttagcTGGGAAGGGCTTCAAGTGGTTCGGAAGATAAGTTAAAAGCTCAAAAGGAGTTAGAAGTTGAAATTGCTCGTAGGAAACATGTAGATAACAATGTCCATCAAATAAGCGATCTTTTGTTTGGAGAAGAGAAAGGCTCCATTGTAATGGTCCATGTTCGTGCATCTGGTCAACCTCTTGTCGATAATTGGGATTGTTTAAAGACACTTGTAAGTATGGATAAATTCTTCAACATTGTCACCATATCAATTTTTCAGGCTCAAATCTCTTACCAATTTTTTGTAAATGTGCACTCTCAAgcatatatgattttaaatgaaatatatgtTGATTAATAATCATgttttcttaatattttatgCAGGTAAAAACTTATGAGAGTCACTGTGGTACCCTATCAAGCTATGGAAGGAAATACTTGAGAGCCTTTGCTAATATGTGTAATAATGGTATCACTGTAAAGCAAATGGTTGCAGCATCATTACAAGCTTGTCTGGAGAAAAACTAAGATTTTCAAAACTCTCTTCAAGAatgtaataattattatatcgTTGAATTAAACTGCAGTTCAATCCTTGGTATATCATCGTTCTTTTTGTAATTTATGACCCATGGTTATATTAGTGTTTACATGCCTGAGTTATCCATAATGGTTCGATTTTACTCTTATAAAATTGCTCAAAAACTACACTAGCCGTAGCTAACTGGGCTCAGCCTTTCcagcgacagttaactgtcATTGGACACTTTTAAGATTGATTCGATCACTTTTTAAGTCGGTTTAACCGATCTTAAAAGCGTGTAACTAACTGCCGCTGGAAAGGCCTAGCCACAGTTAACTGTCGCTGGTGTAGTTTTTGTGGTTTCCGCAATTTATTTACATCTTATAGTCCTTTGCTACCCTCATGTTCATTTTTATCACAATAAAAATGCCAAGTCATAAAATagattaagggtgtgtttgtttcaagtttaccaaatttattcctaggaataacattccttggaatataaagatgagaattttattccaaggaatttaggaaaaatatgtttggttagctttataatattcctaggaaccataaaaatagggattataataggtaaactatttatgaatttattcccatctccatgggaactttattcccacccttttccttgggaaattttttctattcccaggaacattttataccaaggaataaattttagtaaacttgtaacaaacataggcatatacatttctatcattttattcccgggaatcaacaattataacttgaaacaaacacaccctaaaactAGTTCTATTTACAATAGAACAACAGAATAAAAGaatgttcattcatttaaattattttaattacacttttttcTTTCAGTGTCTACATTGACATTGTCACACAACTCATTTCCTCCATGAGTTTCCCAATTTTGTTGAAGGTATGGCCTGAGATCTAACTACCAGACCTCTCCAACATTATAAGCTTCATTAGAAATTCTAAAATTCGATCTCCTTCAGGAACAAAGGTCTATTACAAACAATACTTTCATTCCCTCTTCACAAATCGTCCCTGCAAAATGTACCAACAAGAAGAATTTCAGTTAAAAACAGATCTCTAGTAAaccaaattcttcaaatttaggATATTTTGAGGACTGAATAGACAGGCATGCAAATGCGCGTAATAATCATACGGTCTACTTTCGCTTTTTGTAGATCGTATTTAAAATTTAGACTAAACCGAAAACCTTCGGTTTAGTCCATAAACTATCATTTTAGTTTCTATCAGATTAGCAACAAATAATCTGTGGAGAAACAAGATAATTTCGCTTTTTACAACCAGATTTTTTTCCATATATATCAGTAAGAATCAAAGGatgatcaaaaaaaaaaaaaacagcatgaaTCAAAGGACTGATCACTTTATATAGGTGGTTCAGATTTTACTTCTCAGATCAACCATCAACCATATGTTACATGTGCCACACTTCTCTATGAAACATCTAGTTCTGtcaaatatttaacttttactACATATGCCTACAATTCAACATTGGACCTAGAAACCAACAGGTCCACAACAGACAGGTAGGCCACCATAGCCCCAAATACAGGAGTGCCCTTTTTGTGTAATCAATGGGACAAGGTCATGAAACACTTTATGCTAGTATATAATTGACTCATAAAATTGAGTTTCAATTCTGATCCTCTCGACTAGCTTCGGCATTTAGAGCTCTTAACATGTACCTTCATCGGCCTTATGACATATTgaacaatattatttaaatgagacttaaatatgttttagtcCTACTGTTGTAAGATTAATTATGTTCTTCTTTCGTAGGTAAACGTTAGTTGTTAGTAAGTTATAAGTTAGTAAACTCTGGAACTTTTTCTCAAACTTCCACTTGAGCTACgctttaattacaaaaaaattgtaatgttaCAGGTAAAGAAAGAACTACAACTTGCCTCTAGATCCACTTCCTCCTATTTCCCTCTCCATCATCCTATCACTAGTCACTCCCCCTACTATTAACCCCACAGGCCATGTTATGGTGTTGGAGTAAAAGATGGCCCAGTAGGGAATACCTCACattgttaaaattaaatgtacTAGATTTAACCCAGATTAGTCGGTCCTTTTCTGTATACCGATTTTCGAAACAAAATTGAACTAGCTATAATCTCTAAAATTCCAGAGGTGGATATACCACCACACAGACACACACTCAAAAATGATTCCTTCCTTGGTAAG containing:
- the LOC11439938 gene encoding vacuolar-processing enzyme, with the protein product MNVGSSRKHGRYTRPAPNEDRSTTGKKWAFLVAGSNGYVNYRHQADICHAYQILKKGGLKDENIVVFMYDDIAYNPQNPRRGVLINHPNGSDVYNGVPKDYIGDYGNLENFLAVLSGNKSATKGGSGKVLDTGPDDTIFIFYTDHGSPGSIGIPDGGLLYANDFVDALKKKHDAKSYKKMVIYMEACEAGSMFEGLLPNDINIYVTTASNKSENSYGFYCPNSYLPPPPEYDICLGDLYSISWMEDSEKNDMTKEILKEQYETVRQRTLLSHVLQYGDLNISNDTLITYIGADPTNVNDNFNVTSTTNVFSFDDFKSPNPTRNFGQRDAHLIYLKTKLGRASSGSEDKLKAQKELEVEIARRKHVDNNVHQISDLLFGEEKGSIVMVHVRASGQPLVDNWDCLKTLVKTYESHCGTLSSYGRKYLRAFANMCNNGITVKQMVAASLQACLEKN